The Arachis hypogaea cultivar Tifrunner chromosome 14, arahy.Tifrunner.gnm2.J5K5, whole genome shotgun sequence genome has a segment encoding these proteins:
- the LOC112742644 gene encoding uncharacterized protein has protein sequence MPKDWMDLPRYSEEYINGVISFLEFAYSEGEPDGQQIQCPCKRCCNIEWYRRDVVFDHLVADGFVKGYRTWINHGERTIPMVVDDDTDDEGARDDIEGLLNDAFGDHAEGVTVGPNEEAKKFYNLIDGASQELYPGCKKFSTLSFTIRLYLLKCLHGWSNASFTSLLELLKEAMPEIKIPPSFHKTKAMIRDLGLDYKKIDACPNDCLLYRKELKDETQCRVCGTSRYTENSSDNSENQPHNKGRPIPVKTLRYFSIIPRLQRLFMRSKTAASLRWHDEERVKDGTLKHPADGLAWKNFDEMNEDFTKESRNIRLGLSSDGFNPFRSMNISWSTWPVMLMVYNLPPWMCMKPEYCMLSLLIPGPQSPGKDIDVYLQPLMEDLKLLWEIGVETYDASKNETFQMRAALLWTINDFPAYAMLSRWSTKGKLACPCCNKNTSSLQLKHSRKTVYMDHRVFLPMDHPWRTNTRSFNGKQELRPPPPVIEGTEIFEMLQNVENVFGKKQSTSNSFPWNWKKRSIFFELPYWHKNLLRHNLDVMHIEKNILDSIIGTLLDIPGKTKDHLNARYDLKDLGI, from the coding sequence ATGCCGAAGGATTGGATGGATCTACCGAGGTATAGCGAAGAGTATATCAATGGTGTTATTAGTTTCTTAGAGTTTGCATACTCTGAGGGAGAGCCGGACGGACAACAAATTCAATGTCCTTGTAAGAGGTGTTGTAACATTGAGTGGTATAGAAGAGATGTGGTATTTGACCATTTAGTAGCCGACGGATTTGTTAAGGGATATAGAACATGGATTAATCACGGGGAACGGACAATCCCGATGGTGGTTGATGATGACACGGATGATGAAGGTGCACGCGATGACATTGAAGGACTGCTTAATGATGCATTTGGAGATCATGCTGAGGGTGTTACTGTAGGTCCAAATGAAGAGGCTAAaaagttttataatttaatagATGGGGCAAGTCAAGAGTTATACCCGGGCTGCAAGAAATTTTCTACATTATCTTTTACCATCCGCCTGTACTTGTTAAAGTGTTTGCACGGTTGGAGCAATGCCTCCTTCACTTCCCTTCTTGAGCTATTGAAAGAGGCAATGCCTGAAATTAAAATACCTCCATCTTTCCATAAGACGAAGGCTATGATAAGAGATTTAGGTCtggattataaaaaaattgatgcttGTCCTAATGATTGCCTCCTGTATAGGAAAGAACTAAAGGATGAAACACAATGTCGTGTATGTGGAACATCTCGATATACTGAAAATTCTAGTGATAATAGCGAGAACCAACCTCACAATAAAGGTCGTCCTATTCCTGTAAAGACTCTGAGATACTTTTCTATAATTCCAAGACTTCAGCGATTATTTATGCGCTCAAAAACGGCAGCTAGTCTGAGGTGGCATGATGAGGAGCGCGTTAAAGATGGGACGTTAAAGCATCCTGCTGATGGACTGGCATGGAAGAACTTTGATGAAATGAATGAAGATTTTACAAAAGAATCACGCAATATTAGACTAGGCTTGTCAAGTGATGGGTTCAACCCATTTCGTAGCATGAATATTTCATGGAGCACGTGGCCCGTAATGCTGATGGTATACAACTTGCCTCCGTGGATGTGCATGAAACCTGAATATTGTATGCTTTCATTGCTTATTCCTGGGCCACAATCACCTGGCAAAGATATTGACGTGTATCTACAACCATTGATGGAAGACTTGAAGTTGTTGTGGGAAATAGGGGTGGAAACTTATGATGCATCAAAGAATGAGACCTTTCAAATGCGGGCAGCTCTTTTGTGGACAATTAATGATTTTCCTGCGTATGCTATGTTGTCTAGGTGGAGTACAAAGGGAAAATTGGCTTGCCCTTGTTGCAACAAAAATACCTCTTCTCTACAACTAAAACATAGTCGGAAGACAGTTTATATGGACCATCGTGTCTTTTTACCCATGGATCATCCATGGAGAACCAATACAAGGTCTTTTAATGGGAAGCAAGAATTAAGACCCCCTCCACCTGTTATAGAAGGAACGGAAATTTTTGAGATGCTACAAAATGTTGAGAATGTTTTCGGGAAGAAGCAAAGTACATCAAATAGTTTCCCATGGAATTGGAAAAAAAGATCAATTTTCTTTGAATTGCCTTACTGGCACAAGAACCTGCTGCGTCACAACTTAGAtgtcatgcacatagagaagaacaTACTTGACAGTATAATTGGAACTCTTTTGGATATCCCAGGCAAGACAAAGGATCATCTGAATGCTCGATATGACTTAAAAGATTTGGGGATCTAG